The Sesamum indicum cultivar Zhongzhi No. 13 linkage group LG2, S_indicum_v1.0, whole genome shotgun sequence genome contains a region encoding:
- the LOC105155837 gene encoding scarecrow-like protein 22 isoform X1, with product MMIGMQYNSNKFQARGDVGGFASSIFAASPYPLQTICKKDGSFSINEPISVLDTRSPSPSTSTSTFSSFNNTSQRGNMVVNEPTAAAGGKAEWVADRQGLLHNAGLELSHGVYEDPNLELQDWENLSESSGKQNEILKLILQAGNQNEVQGVLGFSAIDKSCEFPGGSAIPPVDNAFLSYNTSALGLSGSGFSLNDHKVKTDLDSNSLLVDNNGNDALQSMASYIVFQQELETLDQKVGIFNPQGGLNPVPVRNAANQNLNPLLFGTQHEQQNQFYSLLTHQNVGSVASNLGSLNSKVPSLDPGHQFLPSKQQHLAQMLQPPVAPFHRPDIIPQHRLQEMPVLVPKPLATRGCNEQMGVNLQHQEQQQQIVYDQVYKAAESMQAGNFSNAQGILARLNHVLAPIGKPFLRSAFYVKEALELAFMIPSQVASVPSRIPAPFDAMFKMGAYKVFSEVSPVIQFMNFTANQIILEALGDAERIHLIDFDIGFGAHWSSFLQELPLKNRGATSIKITAFASPSTHHSLEISLMHENLTQFANDIGLNFELEVVNIDSFDPNCSSVSSLRSSESEVIAVNFPVWSFTSYLSALPSYLCLMKKLSPKVLVSLGRGCERGDLPFSHHILQTLQYYEALLDSVDAANVKSDASNKIEKFLFQPRIESTVLGRLVHPDIIPPWRNLFASVGFSPASISSFTETQAECVVKRMQVSGFHAERRQASLSLYWKHSELVSVSAWNC from the exons Atg ATGATAGGAATGCAGTACAATTCCAACAAATTTCAAGCCAGAGGTGATGTTGGTGGGTTTGCTTCGTCAATCTTTGCTGCTTCTCCTTATCCACTTCAAACAATTTGCAAGAAAGATGGAAGCTTTTCAATCAATGAGCCCATTTCTGTGCTGGATACAAGGAGTCCAAGCCCCTCCACCTCCACATCTACTTTCTCCTCTTTCAACAACACCAGCCAACGAGGAAATATGGTTGTCAATGAGCCCACGGCGGCCGCCGGAGGGAAGGCGGAGTGGGTGGCCGACCGGCAGGGTCTTCTTCATAATGCTGGCCTGGAGTTGAGCCATGGAGTTTATGAAGATCCTAATCTTGAGCTTCAAGATTGGGAGAACTTATCAGAATCTTCGGGCAAGCAAAATGAGATCTTGAAGCTGATTTTGCAAGCAGGAAACCAAAATGAGGTGCAAGGCGTTCTGGGTTTTTCCGCCATTGACAAGAGCTGTGAATTTCCTGGTGGTTCAGCCATTCCACCTGTTGATAATGCTTTTCTTAGCTATAACACTTCCGCTTTAGGCCTCTCTGGTTCTGGGTTTTCATTGAATGACCATAAAGTGAAAACTGATTTGGATTCAAATAGTCTGCTCGTTGACAACAATGGCAACGATGCTTTGCAATCTATGGCTTCTTACATAGTTTTTCAACAAGAGTTGGAGACATTAGACCAGAAAGTTGGGATTTTTAACCCGCAGGGAGGTCTAAACCCTGTCCCAGTTCGAAATGCTGCAAATCAGAACTTAAACCCTTTACTCTTTGGTACTCAGCACGAACAGCAAAATCAGTTTTATTCACTGCTGACGCACCAGAATGTGGGCAGTGTGGCCTCAAATTTAGGTTCTCTAAACAGTAAAGTTCCATCACTAGATCCTGGTCATCAGTTCTTGCCCAGTAAACAGCAGCATTTGGCCCAAATGCTTCAGCCTCCGGTGGCTCCTTTTCATCGACCTGACATCATCCCTCAGCATCGACTTCAGGAGATGCCGGTACTGGTGCCGAAGCCTTTGGCAACCCGCGGCTGCAATGAGCAAATGGGTGTGAATCTCCAACATCaagagcagcagcagcagattGTATATGACCAGGTCTATAAGGCAGCCGAGTCGATGCAGGCTGGAAATTTCTCTAACGCGCAAGGGATATTGGCGCGGCTCAATCACGTTCTGGCTCCGATTGGGAAGCCCTTCTTGAGGTCTGCTTTCTATGTGAAGGAGGCTTTGGAATTGGCTTTCATGATTCCCAGCCAGGTTGCCTCTGTTCCATCAAGAATTCCAGCACCTTTTGATGCCATGTTCAAGATGGGTGCTTACAAGGTTTTTTCTGAAGTTTCTCCTGTTATCCAATTCATGAATTTTACTGCTAACCAGATCATTCTTGAAGCCCTCGGTGATGCCGAACGGATTCACTTAATTGATTTCGATATTGGTTTTGGTGCTCATTGGTCGTCTTTCCTCCAAGAGCTTCCTCTAAAGAATAGAGGGGCAACATCTATAAAGATTACTGCCTTTGCTTCTCCCTCTACTCACCATTCGCTTGAGATTAGCCTTATGcatgaaaatttaacacaGTTCGCCAATGACATAGGACTTAATTTCGAGCTTGAAGTGGTGAACATTGATTCTTTTGATCCAAACTGTAGCTCGGTCTCCTCTTTGAGGTCTTCAGAGAGCGAGGTGATTGCTGTGAATTTCCCAGTCTGGTCTTTCACGAGTTACCTCTCCGCACTTCCTTCATATCTTTGCCTTATGAAGAAACTTTCGCCAAAAGTCTTGGTGTCATTGGGTCGTGGATGTGAGCGAGGCGACCTCCCTTTCTCGCACCACATTCTTCAAACTCTCCAGTACTATGAGGCTCTACTTGACTCTGTTGATGCTGCTAATGTGAAATCTGATGCTtctaacaaaattgaaaagtttcTTTTCCAGCCTAGGATTGAAAGCACCGTCTTGGGCCGCCTGGTGCACCCCGACATAATTCCACCATGGAGGAACCTATTTGCATCAGTGGGATTCTCTCCCGCATCTATTAGTAGCTTCACTGAAACACAGGCTGAATGCGTGGTGAAGAGAATGCAAGTTAGTGGATTCCATGCGGAGAGGCGGCAGGCATCACTCTCGCTATACTGGAAACATAGTGAGCTTGTGTCAGTTTCAGCTTGGAATTGCTGA
- the LOC105155837 gene encoding scarecrow-like protein 22 isoform X2, translated as MIGMQYNSNKFQARGDVGGFASSIFAASPYPLQTICKKDGSFSINEPISVLDTRSPSPSTSTSTFSSFNNTSQRGNMVVNEPTAAAGGKAEWVADRQGLLHNAGLELSHGVYEDPNLELQDWENLSESSGKQNEILKLILQAGNQNEVQGVLGFSAIDKSCEFPGGSAIPPVDNAFLSYNTSALGLSGSGFSLNDHKVKTDLDSNSLLVDNNGNDALQSMASYIVFQQELETLDQKVGIFNPQGGLNPVPVRNAANQNLNPLLFGTQHEQQNQFYSLLTHQNVGSVASNLGSLNSKVPSLDPGHQFLPSKQQHLAQMLQPPVAPFHRPDIIPQHRLQEMPVLVPKPLATRGCNEQMGVNLQHQEQQQQIVYDQVYKAAESMQAGNFSNAQGILARLNHVLAPIGKPFLRSAFYVKEALELAFMIPSQVASVPSRIPAPFDAMFKMGAYKVFSEVSPVIQFMNFTANQIILEALGDAERIHLIDFDIGFGAHWSSFLQELPLKNRGATSIKITAFASPSTHHSLEISLMHENLTQFANDIGLNFELEVVNIDSFDPNCSSVSSLRSSESEVIAVNFPVWSFTSYLSALPSYLCLMKKLSPKVLVSLGRGCERGDLPFSHHILQTLQYYEALLDSVDAANVKSDASNKIEKFLFQPRIESTVLGRLVHPDIIPPWRNLFASVGFSPASISSFTETQAECVVKRMQVSGFHAERRQASLSLYWKHSELVSVSAWNC; from the coding sequence ATGATAGGAATGCAGTACAATTCCAACAAATTTCAAGCCAGAGGTGATGTTGGTGGGTTTGCTTCGTCAATCTTTGCTGCTTCTCCTTATCCACTTCAAACAATTTGCAAGAAAGATGGAAGCTTTTCAATCAATGAGCCCATTTCTGTGCTGGATACAAGGAGTCCAAGCCCCTCCACCTCCACATCTACTTTCTCCTCTTTCAACAACACCAGCCAACGAGGAAATATGGTTGTCAATGAGCCCACGGCGGCCGCCGGAGGGAAGGCGGAGTGGGTGGCCGACCGGCAGGGTCTTCTTCATAATGCTGGCCTGGAGTTGAGCCATGGAGTTTATGAAGATCCTAATCTTGAGCTTCAAGATTGGGAGAACTTATCAGAATCTTCGGGCAAGCAAAATGAGATCTTGAAGCTGATTTTGCAAGCAGGAAACCAAAATGAGGTGCAAGGCGTTCTGGGTTTTTCCGCCATTGACAAGAGCTGTGAATTTCCTGGTGGTTCAGCCATTCCACCTGTTGATAATGCTTTTCTTAGCTATAACACTTCCGCTTTAGGCCTCTCTGGTTCTGGGTTTTCATTGAATGACCATAAAGTGAAAACTGATTTGGATTCAAATAGTCTGCTCGTTGACAACAATGGCAACGATGCTTTGCAATCTATGGCTTCTTACATAGTTTTTCAACAAGAGTTGGAGACATTAGACCAGAAAGTTGGGATTTTTAACCCGCAGGGAGGTCTAAACCCTGTCCCAGTTCGAAATGCTGCAAATCAGAACTTAAACCCTTTACTCTTTGGTACTCAGCACGAACAGCAAAATCAGTTTTATTCACTGCTGACGCACCAGAATGTGGGCAGTGTGGCCTCAAATTTAGGTTCTCTAAACAGTAAAGTTCCATCACTAGATCCTGGTCATCAGTTCTTGCCCAGTAAACAGCAGCATTTGGCCCAAATGCTTCAGCCTCCGGTGGCTCCTTTTCATCGACCTGACATCATCCCTCAGCATCGACTTCAGGAGATGCCGGTACTGGTGCCGAAGCCTTTGGCAACCCGCGGCTGCAATGAGCAAATGGGTGTGAATCTCCAACATCaagagcagcagcagcagattGTATATGACCAGGTCTATAAGGCAGCCGAGTCGATGCAGGCTGGAAATTTCTCTAACGCGCAAGGGATATTGGCGCGGCTCAATCACGTTCTGGCTCCGATTGGGAAGCCCTTCTTGAGGTCTGCTTTCTATGTGAAGGAGGCTTTGGAATTGGCTTTCATGATTCCCAGCCAGGTTGCCTCTGTTCCATCAAGAATTCCAGCACCTTTTGATGCCATGTTCAAGATGGGTGCTTACAAGGTTTTTTCTGAAGTTTCTCCTGTTATCCAATTCATGAATTTTACTGCTAACCAGATCATTCTTGAAGCCCTCGGTGATGCCGAACGGATTCACTTAATTGATTTCGATATTGGTTTTGGTGCTCATTGGTCGTCTTTCCTCCAAGAGCTTCCTCTAAAGAATAGAGGGGCAACATCTATAAAGATTACTGCCTTTGCTTCTCCCTCTACTCACCATTCGCTTGAGATTAGCCTTATGcatgaaaatttaacacaGTTCGCCAATGACATAGGACTTAATTTCGAGCTTGAAGTGGTGAACATTGATTCTTTTGATCCAAACTGTAGCTCGGTCTCCTCTTTGAGGTCTTCAGAGAGCGAGGTGATTGCTGTGAATTTCCCAGTCTGGTCTTTCACGAGTTACCTCTCCGCACTTCCTTCATATCTTTGCCTTATGAAGAAACTTTCGCCAAAAGTCTTGGTGTCATTGGGTCGTGGATGTGAGCGAGGCGACCTCCCTTTCTCGCACCACATTCTTCAAACTCTCCAGTACTATGAGGCTCTACTTGACTCTGTTGATGCTGCTAATGTGAAATCTGATGCTtctaacaaaattgaaaagtttcTTTTCCAGCCTAGGATTGAAAGCACCGTCTTGGGCCGCCTGGTGCACCCCGACATAATTCCACCATGGAGGAACCTATTTGCATCAGTGGGATTCTCTCCCGCATCTATTAGTAGCTTCACTGAAACACAGGCTGAATGCGTGGTGAAGAGAATGCAAGTTAGTGGATTCCATGCGGAGAGGCGGCAGGCATCACTCTCGCTATACTGGAAACATAGTGAGCTTGTGTCAGTTTCAGCTTGGAATTGCTGA